Proteins from one Ipomoea triloba cultivar NCNSP0323 chromosome 1, ASM357664v1 genomic window:
- the LOC116023058 gene encoding increased DNA methylation 2-like — translation MENAGGAASSSGKTVVVATDDQMFVLHMIMGIYLGPHLKDENKSALRRIAEGIQHYSPHQLAGTCFRTADIERLYYYVLRNTQNQSVILPLPLFYQSFNAENLFPPHLHPLRLHNNGYHVVENIAFINDPNVEDFITPSFLEKFKRLTGIKRLVLDNNGYWASPIPIGEDNDDEELEKKAMIVLPTPPSKEEWRDIVSSTKGGYSISGSAANGQMGPVLGLVDIGESEDSYLFHVSLPGVKRDESEFECAVEDDGTVTINGVTTHGEKIVHKTIENQHHIFEMQSQNICPPGHFSISFKLPGPVNSEKFQGKLGTDAILEGLVGKAEQKGH, via the exons ATGGAGAATGCCGGCGGCGCCGCATCTTCTTCCGGCAAAACCGTGGTGGTAGCAACAGATGATCAGATGTTTGTTTTGCACATGATCATGGGCATCTACTTGGGACCTCATCTCAAGGATGAAAACAAGTCCGCTCTGAGAAGGATAGCAGAAGGCATTCAACATTATTCCCCTCATCAACTTGCTGGCACATGCTTCAGGACTGCCGATATAGAGAGACTCTATTACTACGTGCTTAGAAACACACAAAACCAGTCCGTAATTCTCCCCCTCCCTCTATTTTACCAGTCCTTCAATGCTGAAAATCTATTCCCCCCTCACTTGCACCCCCTACGCCTACACAATAACGGGTATCACGTCGTTGAAAACATTGCCTTCATCAATGACCCTAATGTGGAGGACTTCATTACCCCTTCGTTCTTGGAAAAGTTCAAGAGGCTTACGGGGATAAAACGTTTGGTGTTGGATAACAATGGGTACTGGGCAAGCCCCATTCCGATTGGGGAggataatgatgatgaggagtTAGAGAAGAAGGCTATGATTGTCCTTCCAACTCCCCCTTCTAAGGAGGAGTGGAGAGACATTGTGTCTTCAACCAAAGGAGGGTACTCTATAAGTGGAAGTGCGGCAAATGGGCAAATGGGACCGGTTTTAGGACTGGTAGATATTGGGGAATCTGAGGACTCTTACTTATTCCACGTGTCGCTTCCCGGAGTTAAAAGAGATGAAA GTGAATTTGAGTGTGCAGTTGAGGACGATGGGACCGTAACCATCAACGGAGTGACAACCCATGGTGAAAAAATTGTTCACAAAACTATTGAGAACCAACATCACATTTTTGAGATGCAATCTCAAAACATTTGCCCACCAGGCCATTTCTCAATCTCTTTCAAGCTTCCAGGTCCTGTGAATTCTGAAAAATTTCAAGGTAAGCTTGGTACCGATGCAATTCTTGAAGGACTTGTTGGGAAAGCGGAGCAAAAGGGACACTAA